In the Castor canadensis chromosome 1, mCasCan1.hap1v2, whole genome shotgun sequence genome, CCCATGTCTTTTGATGATTCTTTCTACAGTTAATTTCCTGACAGGTCTGGATGGAGAAATGGAACCATACAGTACTAAGCAAATTCATTCTAATGAGCATTACAGACCACCCTGATCTACAGGCTCCCTTCTTTGGGCTGTTCCTTATCATCTATGTAACCTCAGTGATGGGAAATTTGGGCATGATAATGCTCACCCAAATGGACACCAGTCTACAGACCccaatgtacttttttctcagaCACCTGGCTTTCATTGATCTTGGTTATTCAACAGCTGTGGGACCTAAAATGTTGGTAAATTTTGTAGTGAATCAAAATACAATCCCTTACAACTGGTGTGCCACACAGCtagctttcttcattttcttcatcattaGTGAACTTTTTGTTCTGTCAGCAATGGCCTGTGACCGATATGTGGCTATCTGCAACCCTCTGCTCTACACACTTGTCATGTCACAAAAAGTGTGCTGGGTACTTGTGGCAATACCCTATTTCTACagtgcctctctctctctgataaccaccataaaaatttttatttcatccttCTGTGGCTACAATGTCATTAGTCATTTCTACTGTGACAGTCTCCCCTTGTTGACTTTGATTTGTTCAAGTACACGTGAAGTTGAATTGATAGTCTTGATCTTTTCAGCACTTAGTTTGGTTTCATCTCTTCTAATCATCTTTGTGTCCTATATTCTGATCCTTGTGGCCATCCTCAGGATGAACTCTGCAGAGGGCAGGCATAAGGCTTTCTTTACTTGTGGGTCTCACCTGACAGTGGTAGTTTTATTACATAGTACTCTATTCTTCATGTATGTGCAAACCAAGTCCAGTCACTCCTTTGAAACTGATAAAATGGCCTCTGTGTTTTACACCCTGGTCATCCCCATGTTGAATCCTATGATCTACAGCTGGAGGAACAAAGATGTAAAATGTGCTCTACACCGGATGTGGAAAAATCTCTGCAAATTTTCTACTTAAAGTACAATACACTATGTATCTATAACAAATCAGATTCTAGACAACTGTTTATTATATATACTAAGACTTTAAAATGCACTCCTTTTAAAGACCTGGAAATCCAGATGTGAATTCTTCATTTTCAACATGCAAATATCCAAAGGCTGATTTTCCTTTGGGTATTCACTTTGATTTGTCCTCAATTTGGTGTAGTTCCTGAAGCTTGGGTCATCGCTGTCACATTGCCAAAAGCTTATGTTAGAATTGAAAAGATGCCTTCATAGATGCATCTCTCATCACACTTTCTTAGGTAAAAGCATCCtgttgtcttaaaaataaatttttactttgGGTTTCACATACTGTTTAATTCCCAGTGCACATCATACTGGTATACTTATATTTAGAAGATGTAAGGTCTTACTTTATGTGCTATACACACACACTATAGATATACTATAAAGAAAACTgttatggaggttcctcagaaaaactaaaaataaaactaccatatgatcctactGTAATCACTCCTAGGCATAGATTCAAAGGAACCAAAggcagcatacaatagagatctCTGTACAACTAAATATATTGTgataatattcacaatagccaagtcatggaatcagtgTAGGCGCCCAACAGTggttgaatggataaagaaaatgtggtcatCAAGTTAAAATAGAATCAGAAAGACGTGCATTgtacattttctcttatatgtggaatctaaagggATAAAAGACTTCAAGGTAGAAGAGGGACTATtacagacagaaagaggattaGCAGTAGGGGGTATGTGCTCTAAATATGATTATAGTATCTGATATACCTgctgaaaatgtcacagtgaagcctattactttgtataattattatatgctaataaaaatagcataaaataacatttatttataaaatggtgtCATTTGAGTGTCACCAGATTtctatgaaaatataatatttaccTATTTATAGTATAATTATATGTGTTAGTTTGAGGAAACATAAATCAAAGTGTACACAGTGAATTTCAAAAGACATAGTTTATATATAAAAACTTCAAAGAATCTACTAATTAGACCTttagaaataagtaaaaattgCAAAGTTGTTGATATAAGGTCATCATCTAAAAGATCAGTTATATTGCTCCATAGAgaacaaataagtgaaaattaaatttaaaataccagCTGCACTaccaataaatacaaaaatgtgtaGGGAAAATCTAATAAACAATTTTGGAGACATCAGTGCTTAAAGTTCTAAAATATTActaaatgatgaaagaaaatatcGGCATAGCAATGTACCATGTCCATAGGTTGGAAGAAATAAATGATGTGAAGTTAGTTCTCCATAAATTTTTCTATAGATATAATGCAATAACAAAAATTCCAACAGAACTTTTGAAATTCTCAACTTGATaccaaaatttatgttgaaactCAAAGTATCTAGAAAAGTCACAGCAATATCTTGGAGAATCTTGAGGCCCTCCATAGCAGATAGCAATACTTCAAATAATATtgcattatttgaaaatttatgaCAGTGCACAGGATAGACATAcacaacaaaatgaataaaaataacgtATACAGTCAAACTCCTATCagtaatttttgctttaattttaaacaaaatctgCACTGGAATTTCATAAAGAAAGTACAGCATGTTGCCATATTGAAATACGTTAGTTTCCCTATGTACAACAATGAGAGTGAGTCATTTACTTTTACCATACACATAGTCAATTGATGACATATATTGGGTTATTGCATTTTATACACTTTGCTTAGACACCCCACAATGTATGCATGAATCAAAACaacttagaatggaagggtaataacaacaacaaatgctggcaaagatgtggtgAAACAAGAATCCTTatatactgttgatgggaatgcaaattagtacaattatggaaagcagtatagagattcctaaaaaaattagagatagaaCACCCAtaagatccagtgataccactcctggacatctacccaaaTGAATGTAACCCAGGATACAGTACAGACACCTGTAcatcaatgttcatcacagcacctttcacaatagctaagctctggaaacaacccagatgcccta is a window encoding:
- the LOC141424121 gene encoding olfactory receptor 8K3-like, with amino-acid sequence MEKWNHTVLSKFILMSITDHPDLQAPFFGLFLIIYVTSVMGNLGMIMLTQMDTSLQTPMYFFLRHLAFIDLGYSTAVGPKMLVNFVVNQNTIPYNWCATQLAFFIFFIISELFVLSAMACDRYVAICNPLLYTLVMSQKVCWVLVAIPYFYSASLSLITTIKIFISSFCGYNVISHFYCDSLPLLTLICSSTREVELIVLIFSALSLVSSLLIIFVSYILILVAILRMNSAEGRHKAFFTCGSHLTVVVLLHSTLFFMYVQTKSSHSFETDKMASVFYTLVIPMLNPMIYSWRNKDVKCALHRMWKNLCKFST